In a genomic window of Colius striatus isolate bColStr4 chromosome 2, bColStr4.1.hap1, whole genome shotgun sequence:
- the ETAA1 gene encoding ewing's tumor-associated antigen 1 isoform X3 has protein sequence MPGSRRKGLSHRPAALKRRSGGGGDEQLTRQRPVEPPVEEAAAGGAEGGAGRGLPAGEAPCAPRPSPSREAAVRGAAESCLHKTPKRSLSRKSRIPTFSSPVNDTDIQQEIFWDPHSPIAHRLGNGKPKQSTSRCAVEISEIVNRIAPQDEKAACNEGSLLGTWIGEDAIPCTPGVVKVRARTKLSCTRDLKNPEEELMKLAKEFDKNLVELDAVQEEEKLRQDFIQTTSESLSNSKDEVKIKNLKSLLGEVSETDTVLSLRPVGQSTGIPAAEPYQSSSQKPIDLEAEIALRALFDCSTQKCSGQLSQGLSDISLNNSFHEKKSTLEEVHLPKQIKDVQQGHSEAYQRDTPCALGSVNQPLAKPDTPKKCPPSLKTQLVVSSKLAGVVHDDFDDWDTDLLADDSFVMQITQNPELISTEEAPPIPRNPSVQGLSDASRTVESSSCSSVTCLENVHKSNSSQFSTLKHSTKNTRNAVKSLSLQKPCKMENSKTEATAFHAKCGVKPEKTNTIGKSAQSSDLNCIPVSTQPQVKSGNGTPQPKSDPLPLFPSRSNPHRQWTEKPGNYTHSVFCPSSSVPTNTKANELTKVVNQANVSHLNPVEMAKKYPLSFDDWKEPKFSDEVLEGSKNQVNVTLHSKLDNKKSPFKRHLSESFALPTSVSVVEQKNRKCSQEEIERKKQEALARRKSRMQAFLKDA, from the exons ATGCCCGGTAGCCGGCGGAAGGGGCTCAGCCACAGGCCCGCCGCCCTGAAgaggcggagcggcggcggcggcgacgaGCAGCTCACCCGGCAGCGGCCGGTGGAGCCTCCTGtggaggaggcggcggccggcggcgcGGAAGGCGGCGCGGGCCGAGGCCTGCCCGCGGGGGAGGCGCCGTGCGCGCCCCGGCCGTCGCCGTCGCGGGAGGCGGCGGTGCGCGGCGCTGCAG AGTCATGCTTACATAAAACACCAAAGAGATCACTGAGTAGGAAGTCCCGAATACCTACTTTCAGCTCTCCTGTCAATGATACCGACATACAGCAAGAAATCTTTTGGGATCCTCATTCACCAATTGCACATAGACTAG GCAATGGAAAACCCAAACAGTCTACCAGTAGATGTGCAGTAGAGATCTCAGAAATTGTTAATCGTATTGCTCCTCAG gatgaaaaagcagCCTGTAATGAAGGCTCCCTTTTAGGGACATGGATTGGTGAGGATGCTATTCCCTGTACACCTGGAGTAGTAAAAGTGCGAGCCAGGACAAAGTTAAGCTGTACAAG AGATCTCAAAAATCCTGAAGAGGAACTCATGAAATTGGCTAAGGAATTTGATAAAAATCTAGTAGAGCTCGATGCTGTTCAGGAAGAAGAGAAGCTACGTCAGGACTTCATCCAGACCACCTCAGAGTCTTTAAGTAATTCTAAAGATGAAGTGAAGATTAAGAACCTGAAATCACTCCTTGGTGAAGTTTCTGAAACAGATACTGTTCTGTCCCTGAGACCAGTTGGACAGAGCACTGGCATCCCTGCTGCAGAGCCCTATCAATCCAGCAGTCAAAAGCCTATAGACCTTGAGGCTGAAATAGCCCTTCGTGCTCTTTTTGACTGCTCTACCCAAAAGTGTAGTGGACAGCTGAGCCAAGGACTCTCAGATATTTCTTTGAATAATAGTTtccatgaaaagaaaagcacCTTGGAGGAGGTACACCTTCCCAAGCAAATTAAAGACGTGCAACAGGGTCATTCAGAGGCATACCAAAGAGATACTCCATGTGCGCTAGGAAGTGTGAACCAGCCTCTTGCAAAACCTGACACGCCAAAAAAGTGTCCTCCTTCTTTGAAGACACAATTGGTGGTCTCCAGTAAGCTGGCTGGAGTAGTTCATGATGACTTTGATGACTGGGATACAGATCTTTTGGCAGATGACTCTTTTGTGATGCAAATAACTCAAAATCCTGAACTGATAAGTACTGAAGAAGCACCACCAATTCCTAGAAATCCGTCCGTGCAAGGTCTCAGTGATGCTAGCAGAACAGTGGAAAGCAGTAGCTGCAGTTCAGTAACTTGTTTGGAGAATGTACACAAATCTAACAGTTCTCAGTTTTCAACTTTGAAACATTCTACTAAAAACACAAGAAATGCTGTGAAATCTCTTTCTTTACAAAAGCCATGTAAGATGGAAAACTCAAAGACAGAGGCCACTGCCTTTCATGCCAAATGTGGTGTTAAGccagagaaaacaaatactaTTGGGAAAAGTGCCCAAAGCAGTGATTTGAACTGTATTCCTGTTTCAACACAGCCTCAAGTGAAGAGTGGAAATGGAACTCCTCAGCCTAAAAGTGaccctcttcctctttttccttcaagATCTAATCCTCATAGGCAATGGACTGAAAAACCTGGGAATTACACGCACAGTGTTTTCTGTCCATCGTCCAGTGTTCCTACCAATACGAAAGCCAATGAACTAACTAAAGTGGTTAATCAAGCTAATGTCAGTCACTTAAATCCAGTTGAAATGGCAAAGAAATATCCTCTGTCATTTGATGACTGGAAGGAACCAAAATTCTCTGATGAG GTTTTGGAAGGAAGCAAGAATCAGGTGAATGTGACTTTGCACAGCAAGCTTGACAATAAGAAATCACCTTTCAAGAGGCACCTTTCAGAGTCTTTTGCGCTGCCTACATCAG tgTCTGTGGTGgaacaaaaaaatagaaagtgttctcaggaagagattgaaaggaaaaaacaagaagcTCTTGCACGAAGAAAGTCCAGGATGCAGGCATTTTTGAAAGATGCTTGA
- the ETAA1 gene encoding ewing's tumor-associated antigen 1 isoform X2, with protein sequence MPGSRRKGLSHRPAALKRRSGGGGDEQLTRQRPVEPPVEEAAAGGAEGGAGRGLPAGEAPCAPRPSPSREAAVRGAAESCLHKTPKRSLSRKSRIPTFSSPVNDTDIQQEIFWDPHSPIAHRLGNGKPKQSTSRCAVEISEIVNRIAPQDEKAACNEGSLLGTWIGEDAIPCTPGVVKVRARTKLSCTRDLKNPEEELMKLAKEFDKNLVELDAVQEEEKLRQDFIQTTSESLSNSKDEVKIKNLKSLLGEVSETDTVLSLRPVGQSTGIPAAEPYQSSSQKPIDLEAEIALRALFDCSTQKCSGQLSQGLSDISLNNSFHEKKSTLEEVHLPKQIKDVQQGHSEAYQRDTPCALGSVNQPLAKPDTPKKCPPSLKTQLVVSSKLAGVVHDDFDDWDTDLLADDSFVMQITQNPELISTEEAPPIPRNPSVQGLSDASRTVESSSCSSVTCLENVHKSNSSQFSTLKHSTKNTRNAVKSLSLQKPCKMENSKTEATAFHAKCGVKPEKTNTIGKSAQSSDLNCIPVSTQPQVKSGNGTPQPKSDPLPLFPSRSNPHRQWTEKPGNYTHSVFCPSSSVPTNTKANELTKVVNQANVSHLNPVEMAKKYPLSFDDWKEPKFSDEVLDMFCESDSLWDANCEDDELLYQVLEGSKNQVNVTLHSKLDNKKSPFKRHLSESFALPTSVSVVEQKNRKCSQEEIERKKQEALARRKSRMQAFLKDA encoded by the exons ATGCCCGGTAGCCGGCGGAAGGGGCTCAGCCACAGGCCCGCCGCCCTGAAgaggcggagcggcggcggcggcgacgaGCAGCTCACCCGGCAGCGGCCGGTGGAGCCTCCTGtggaggaggcggcggccggcggcgcGGAAGGCGGCGCGGGCCGAGGCCTGCCCGCGGGGGAGGCGCCGTGCGCGCCCCGGCCGTCGCCGTCGCGGGAGGCGGCGGTGCGCGGCGCTGCAG AGTCATGCTTACATAAAACACCAAAGAGATCACTGAGTAGGAAGTCCCGAATACCTACTTTCAGCTCTCCTGTCAATGATACCGACATACAGCAAGAAATCTTTTGGGATCCTCATTCACCAATTGCACATAGACTAG GCAATGGAAAACCCAAACAGTCTACCAGTAGATGTGCAGTAGAGATCTCAGAAATTGTTAATCGTATTGCTCCTCAG gatgaaaaagcagCCTGTAATGAAGGCTCCCTTTTAGGGACATGGATTGGTGAGGATGCTATTCCCTGTACACCTGGAGTAGTAAAAGTGCGAGCCAGGACAAAGTTAAGCTGTACAAG AGATCTCAAAAATCCTGAAGAGGAACTCATGAAATTGGCTAAGGAATTTGATAAAAATCTAGTAGAGCTCGATGCTGTTCAGGAAGAAGAGAAGCTACGTCAGGACTTCATCCAGACCACCTCAGAGTCTTTAAGTAATTCTAAAGATGAAGTGAAGATTAAGAACCTGAAATCACTCCTTGGTGAAGTTTCTGAAACAGATACTGTTCTGTCCCTGAGACCAGTTGGACAGAGCACTGGCATCCCTGCTGCAGAGCCCTATCAATCCAGCAGTCAAAAGCCTATAGACCTTGAGGCTGAAATAGCCCTTCGTGCTCTTTTTGACTGCTCTACCCAAAAGTGTAGTGGACAGCTGAGCCAAGGACTCTCAGATATTTCTTTGAATAATAGTTtccatgaaaagaaaagcacCTTGGAGGAGGTACACCTTCCCAAGCAAATTAAAGACGTGCAACAGGGTCATTCAGAGGCATACCAAAGAGATACTCCATGTGCGCTAGGAAGTGTGAACCAGCCTCTTGCAAAACCTGACACGCCAAAAAAGTGTCCTCCTTCTTTGAAGACACAATTGGTGGTCTCCAGTAAGCTGGCTGGAGTAGTTCATGATGACTTTGATGACTGGGATACAGATCTTTTGGCAGATGACTCTTTTGTGATGCAAATAACTCAAAATCCTGAACTGATAAGTACTGAAGAAGCACCACCAATTCCTAGAAATCCGTCCGTGCAAGGTCTCAGTGATGCTAGCAGAACAGTGGAAAGCAGTAGCTGCAGTTCAGTAACTTGTTTGGAGAATGTACACAAATCTAACAGTTCTCAGTTTTCAACTTTGAAACATTCTACTAAAAACACAAGAAATGCTGTGAAATCTCTTTCTTTACAAAAGCCATGTAAGATGGAAAACTCAAAGACAGAGGCCACTGCCTTTCATGCCAAATGTGGTGTTAAGccagagaaaacaaatactaTTGGGAAAAGTGCCCAAAGCAGTGATTTGAACTGTATTCCTGTTTCAACACAGCCTCAAGTGAAGAGTGGAAATGGAACTCCTCAGCCTAAAAGTGaccctcttcctctttttccttcaagATCTAATCCTCATAGGCAATGGACTGAAAAACCTGGGAATTACACGCACAGTGTTTTCTGTCCATCGTCCAGTGTTCCTACCAATACGAAAGCCAATGAACTAACTAAAGTGGTTAATCAAGCTAATGTCAGTCACTTAAATCCAGTTGAAATGGCAAAGAAATATCCTCTGTCATTTGATGACTGGAAGGAACCAAAATTCTCTGATGAGGTATTAGATATGTTTTGTGAATCTGATAGTCTTTGGGATGCAAACTGTGAAGATGATGAGTTGTTGTATCAG GTTTTGGAAGGAAGCAAGAATCAGGTGAATGTGACTTTGCACAGCAAGCTTGACAATAAGAAATCACCTTTCAAGAGGCACCTTTCAGAGTCTTTTGCGCTGCCTACATCAG tgTCTGTGGTGgaacaaaaaaatagaaagtgttctcaggaagagattgaaaggaaaaaacaagaagcTCTTGCACGAAGAAAGTCCAGGATGCAGGCATTTTTGAAAGATGCTTGA
- the ETAA1 gene encoding ewing's tumor-associated antigen 1 isoform X4, translated as MPGSRRKGLSHRPAALKRRSGGGGDEQLTRQRPVEPPVEEAAAGGAEGGAGRGLPAGEAPCAPRPSPSREAAVRGAAESCLHKTPKRSLSRKSRIPTFSSPVNDTDIQQEIFWDPHSPIAHRLGNGKPKQSTSRCAVEISEIVNRIAPQDEKAACNEGSLLGTWIGEDAIPCTPGVVKVRARTKLSCTRDLKNPEEELMKLAKEFDKNLVELDAVQEEEKLRQDFIQTTSESLSNSKDEVKIKNLKSLLGEVSETDTVLSLRPVGQSTGIPAAEPYQSSSQKPIDLEAEIALRALFDCSTQKCSGQLSQGLSDISLNNSFHEKKSTLEEVHLPKQIKDVQQGHSEAYQRDTPCALGSVNQPLAKPDTPKKCPPSLKTQLVVSSKLAGVVHDDFDDWDTDLLADDSFVMQITQNPELISTEEAPPIPRNPSVQGLSDASRTVESSSCSSVTCLENVHKSNSSQFSTLKHSTKNTRNAVKSLSLQKPCKMENSKTEATAFHAKCGVKPEKTNTIGKSAQSSDLNCIPVSTQPQVKSGNGTPQPKSDPLPLFPSRSNPHRQWTEKPGNYTHSVFCPSSSVPTNTKANELTKVVNQANVSHLNPVEMAKKYPLSFDDWKEPKFSDEVLDMFCESDSLWDANCEDDELLYQVCDDIEKQSQSQDVKQGNERAKTVQGASINSRSNAGNSFPASKQGLPDHLLAQRTNAKQDFSPLNDSCRNSSKVIHGLATSGHVVNCKNISSPQTVISGTSMECKYTLSKNSHQAASEGTTKTAAGKWYRSNSVPSGETSSEVSPVNAVNIFSSKTVDSPNLLYNTGKMPSNSSGNKTSLGPSKFKFRKTNNAQGALHIGSENPGSHSGIGITLQVLEGSKNQVNVTLHSKLDNKKSPFKRHLSESFALPTSVSVVEQKNRKCSQEEIERKKQEALARRKSRMQAFLKDA; from the exons ATGCCCGGTAGCCGGCGGAAGGGGCTCAGCCACAGGCCCGCCGCCCTGAAgaggcggagcggcggcggcggcgacgaGCAGCTCACCCGGCAGCGGCCGGTGGAGCCTCCTGtggaggaggcggcggccggcggcgcGGAAGGCGGCGCGGGCCGAGGCCTGCCCGCGGGGGAGGCGCCGTGCGCGCCCCGGCCGTCGCCGTCGCGGGAGGCGGCGGTGCGCGGCGCTGCAG AGTCATGCTTACATAAAACACCAAAGAGATCACTGAGTAGGAAGTCCCGAATACCTACTTTCAGCTCTCCTGTCAATGATACCGACATACAGCAAGAAATCTTTTGGGATCCTCATTCACCAATTGCACATAGACTAG GCAATGGAAAACCCAAACAGTCTACCAGTAGATGTGCAGTAGAGATCTCAGAAATTGTTAATCGTATTGCTCCTCAG gatgaaaaagcagCCTGTAATGAAGGCTCCCTTTTAGGGACATGGATTGGTGAGGATGCTATTCCCTGTACACCTGGAGTAGTAAAAGTGCGAGCCAGGACAAAGTTAAGCTGTACAAG AGATCTCAAAAATCCTGAAGAGGAACTCATGAAATTGGCTAAGGAATTTGATAAAAATCTAGTAGAGCTCGATGCTGTTCAGGAAGAAGAGAAGCTACGTCAGGACTTCATCCAGACCACCTCAGAGTCTTTAAGTAATTCTAAAGATGAAGTGAAGATTAAGAACCTGAAATCACTCCTTGGTGAAGTTTCTGAAACAGATACTGTTCTGTCCCTGAGACCAGTTGGACAGAGCACTGGCATCCCTGCTGCAGAGCCCTATCAATCCAGCAGTCAAAAGCCTATAGACCTTGAGGCTGAAATAGCCCTTCGTGCTCTTTTTGACTGCTCTACCCAAAAGTGTAGTGGACAGCTGAGCCAAGGACTCTCAGATATTTCTTTGAATAATAGTTtccatgaaaagaaaagcacCTTGGAGGAGGTACACCTTCCCAAGCAAATTAAAGACGTGCAACAGGGTCATTCAGAGGCATACCAAAGAGATACTCCATGTGCGCTAGGAAGTGTGAACCAGCCTCTTGCAAAACCTGACACGCCAAAAAAGTGTCCTCCTTCTTTGAAGACACAATTGGTGGTCTCCAGTAAGCTGGCTGGAGTAGTTCATGATGACTTTGATGACTGGGATACAGATCTTTTGGCAGATGACTCTTTTGTGATGCAAATAACTCAAAATCCTGAACTGATAAGTACTGAAGAAGCACCACCAATTCCTAGAAATCCGTCCGTGCAAGGTCTCAGTGATGCTAGCAGAACAGTGGAAAGCAGTAGCTGCAGTTCAGTAACTTGTTTGGAGAATGTACACAAATCTAACAGTTCTCAGTTTTCAACTTTGAAACATTCTACTAAAAACACAAGAAATGCTGTGAAATCTCTTTCTTTACAAAAGCCATGTAAGATGGAAAACTCAAAGACAGAGGCCACTGCCTTTCATGCCAAATGTGGTGTTAAGccagagaaaacaaatactaTTGGGAAAAGTGCCCAAAGCAGTGATTTGAACTGTATTCCTGTTTCAACACAGCCTCAAGTGAAGAGTGGAAATGGAACTCCTCAGCCTAAAAGTGaccctcttcctctttttccttcaagATCTAATCCTCATAGGCAATGGACTGAAAAACCTGGGAATTACACGCACAGTGTTTTCTGTCCATCGTCCAGTGTTCCTACCAATACGAAAGCCAATGAACTAACTAAAGTGGTTAATCAAGCTAATGTCAGTCACTTAAATCCAGTTGAAATGGCAAAGAAATATCCTCTGTCATTTGATGACTGGAAGGAACCAAAATTCTCTGATGAGGTATTAGATATGTTTTGTGAATCTGATAGTCTTTGGGATGCAAACTGTGAAGATGATGAGTTGTTGTATCAGGTATGTGATGATATAGAAAAGCAGAGTCAGAGCCAGGATGTTAaacaaggaaatgaaagagCTAAAACTGTACAAGGAGCCAGCATTAATTCCAGATCAAACGCTGGTAACAGCTTCCCAGCATCTAAACAAGGACTACCTGATCACCTCTTGGCACAaagaacaaatgcaaaacaGGACTTTTCCCCACTAAACGATTCCTGTAGGAATTCATCAAAGGTTATACATGGGCTGGCCACATCAGGTCATGTGGTCAACTGTAAAAACATCTCGAGTCCTCAAACTGTGATCTCGGGTACTTCTATGGAGTGTAAATACACACTGTCTAAAAACTCTCATCAGGCTGCTTCTGAAGGTACTACAAAgactgctgcagggaaatggTACAGGTCAAATTCTGTTCCATCAGGAGAAACTAGTTCTGAAGTAAGTCCTGTTAATGCAGTAAACATTTTTAGTAGCAAAACAGTAGACAGCCCAAATCTTTTGTATAATACAGGAAAGATGCCAAGTAACAGTTCTGGGAACAAAACATCACTTGGGCCTTCGAAGTTTAAGTTCCGAAAGACTAACAATGCTCAGGGTGCTCTTCACATAGGGTCTGAAAATCCAGGGAGTCATTCTGGCATTGGAATTACTCTGCAGGTTTTGGAAGGAAGCAAGAATCAGGTGAATGTGACTTTGCACAGCAAGCTTGACAATAAGAAATCACCTTTCAAGAGGCACCTTTCAGAGTCTTTTGCGCTGCCTACATCAG tgTCTGTGGTGgaacaaaaaaatagaaagtgttctcaggaagagattgaaaggaaaaaacaagaagcTCTTGCACGAAGAAAGTCCAGGATGCAGGCATTTTTGAAAGATGCTTGA
- the ETAA1 gene encoding ewing's tumor-associated antigen 1 isoform X1 translates to MPGSRRKGLSHRPAALKRRSGGGGDEQLTRQRPVEPPVEEAAAGGAEGGAGRGLPAGEAPCAPRPSPSREAAVRGAAESCLHKTPKRSLSRKSRIPTFSSPVNDTDIQQEIFWDPHSPIAHRLGNGKPKQSTSRCAVEISEIVNRIAPQDEKAACNEGSLLGTWIGEDAIPCTPGVVKVRARTKLSCTRDLKNPEEELMKLAKEFDKNLVELDAVQEEEKLRQDFIQTTSESLSNSKDEVKIKNLKSLLGEVSETDTVLSLRPVGQSTGIPAAEPYQSSSQKPIDLEAEIALRALFDCSTQKCSGQLSQGLSDISLNNSFHEKKSTLEEVHLPKQIKDVQQGHSEAYQRDTPCALGSVNQPLAKPDTPKKCPPSLKTQLVVSSKLAGVVHDDFDDWDTDLLADDSFVMQITQNPELISTEEAPPIPRNPSVQGLSDASRTVESSSCSSVTCLENVHKSNSSQFSTLKHSTKNTRNAVKSLSLQKPCKMENSKTEATAFHAKCGVKPEKTNTIGKSAQSSDLNCIPVSTQPQVKSGNGTPQPKSDPLPLFPSRSNPHRQWTEKPGNYTHSVFCPSSSVPTNTKANELTKVVNQANVSHLNPVEMAKKYPLSFDDWKEPKFSDEVLDMFCESDSLWDANCEDDELLYQVCDDIEKQSQSQDVKQGNERAKTVQGASINSRSNAGNSFPASKQGLPDHLLAQRTNAKQDFSPLNDSCRNSSKVIHGLATSGHVVNCKNISSPQTVISGTSMECKYTLSKNSHQAASEGTTKTAAGKWYRSNSVPSGETSSEVLEGSKNQVNVTLHSKLDNKKSPFKRHLSESFALPTSVSVVEQKNRKCSQEEIERKKQEALARRKSRMQAFLKDA, encoded by the exons ATGCCCGGTAGCCGGCGGAAGGGGCTCAGCCACAGGCCCGCCGCCCTGAAgaggcggagcggcggcggcggcgacgaGCAGCTCACCCGGCAGCGGCCGGTGGAGCCTCCTGtggaggaggcggcggccggcggcgcGGAAGGCGGCGCGGGCCGAGGCCTGCCCGCGGGGGAGGCGCCGTGCGCGCCCCGGCCGTCGCCGTCGCGGGAGGCGGCGGTGCGCGGCGCTGCAG AGTCATGCTTACATAAAACACCAAAGAGATCACTGAGTAGGAAGTCCCGAATACCTACTTTCAGCTCTCCTGTCAATGATACCGACATACAGCAAGAAATCTTTTGGGATCCTCATTCACCAATTGCACATAGACTAG GCAATGGAAAACCCAAACAGTCTACCAGTAGATGTGCAGTAGAGATCTCAGAAATTGTTAATCGTATTGCTCCTCAG gatgaaaaagcagCCTGTAATGAAGGCTCCCTTTTAGGGACATGGATTGGTGAGGATGCTATTCCCTGTACACCTGGAGTAGTAAAAGTGCGAGCCAGGACAAAGTTAAGCTGTACAAG AGATCTCAAAAATCCTGAAGAGGAACTCATGAAATTGGCTAAGGAATTTGATAAAAATCTAGTAGAGCTCGATGCTGTTCAGGAAGAAGAGAAGCTACGTCAGGACTTCATCCAGACCACCTCAGAGTCTTTAAGTAATTCTAAAGATGAAGTGAAGATTAAGAACCTGAAATCACTCCTTGGTGAAGTTTCTGAAACAGATACTGTTCTGTCCCTGAGACCAGTTGGACAGAGCACTGGCATCCCTGCTGCAGAGCCCTATCAATCCAGCAGTCAAAAGCCTATAGACCTTGAGGCTGAAATAGCCCTTCGTGCTCTTTTTGACTGCTCTACCCAAAAGTGTAGTGGACAGCTGAGCCAAGGACTCTCAGATATTTCTTTGAATAATAGTTtccatgaaaagaaaagcacCTTGGAGGAGGTACACCTTCCCAAGCAAATTAAAGACGTGCAACAGGGTCATTCAGAGGCATACCAAAGAGATACTCCATGTGCGCTAGGAAGTGTGAACCAGCCTCTTGCAAAACCTGACACGCCAAAAAAGTGTCCTCCTTCTTTGAAGACACAATTGGTGGTCTCCAGTAAGCTGGCTGGAGTAGTTCATGATGACTTTGATGACTGGGATACAGATCTTTTGGCAGATGACTCTTTTGTGATGCAAATAACTCAAAATCCTGAACTGATAAGTACTGAAGAAGCACCACCAATTCCTAGAAATCCGTCCGTGCAAGGTCTCAGTGATGCTAGCAGAACAGTGGAAAGCAGTAGCTGCAGTTCAGTAACTTGTTTGGAGAATGTACACAAATCTAACAGTTCTCAGTTTTCAACTTTGAAACATTCTACTAAAAACACAAGAAATGCTGTGAAATCTCTTTCTTTACAAAAGCCATGTAAGATGGAAAACTCAAAGACAGAGGCCACTGCCTTTCATGCCAAATGTGGTGTTAAGccagagaaaacaaatactaTTGGGAAAAGTGCCCAAAGCAGTGATTTGAACTGTATTCCTGTTTCAACACAGCCTCAAGTGAAGAGTGGAAATGGAACTCCTCAGCCTAAAAGTGaccctcttcctctttttccttcaagATCTAATCCTCATAGGCAATGGACTGAAAAACCTGGGAATTACACGCACAGTGTTTTCTGTCCATCGTCCAGTGTTCCTACCAATACGAAAGCCAATGAACTAACTAAAGTGGTTAATCAAGCTAATGTCAGTCACTTAAATCCAGTTGAAATGGCAAAGAAATATCCTCTGTCATTTGATGACTGGAAGGAACCAAAATTCTCTGATGAGGTATTAGATATGTTTTGTGAATCTGATAGTCTTTGGGATGCAAACTGTGAAGATGATGAGTTGTTGTATCAGGTATGTGATGATATAGAAAAGCAGAGTCAGAGCCAGGATGTTAaacaaggaaatgaaagagCTAAAACTGTACAAGGAGCCAGCATTAATTCCAGATCAAACGCTGGTAACAGCTTCCCAGCATCTAAACAAGGACTACCTGATCACCTCTTGGCACAaagaacaaatgcaaaacaGGACTTTTCCCCACTAAACGATTCCTGTAGGAATTCATCAAAGGTTATACATGGGCTGGCCACATCAGGTCATGTGGTCAACTGTAAAAACATCTCGAGTCCTCAAACTGTGATCTCGGGTACTTCTATGGAGTGTAAATACACACTGTCTAAAAACTCTCATCAGGCTGCTTCTGAAGGTACTACAAAgactgctgcagggaaatggTACAGGTCAAATTCTGTTCCATCAGGAGAAACTAGTTCTGAA GTTTTGGAAGGAAGCAAGAATCAGGTGAATGTGACTTTGCACAGCAAGCTTGACAATAAGAAATCACCTTTCAAGAGGCACCTTTCAGAGTCTTTTGCGCTGCCTACATCAG tgTCTGTGGTGgaacaaaaaaatagaaagtgttctcaggaagagattgaaaggaaaaaacaagaagcTCTTGCACGAAGAAAGTCCAGGATGCAGGCATTTTTGAAAGATGCTTGA